cattttttcctttccttctttccatttttcttttcctttcttccatcatttttcttttctttcacctatccatcttcctttcttccttccaactttccttctttcttcttttcatctTCATTCCTTTCAATTCTTCCTTCTTTCCATTCTTTTTTACTTCCATCTTTCCTTCCATCTTCTTTCCAACGTTCTTTCTTCCAAATTTCCTCAATTTTTTTACTTCATCCTTCCATCTATCCTCCTTACCTTCCATCTTTCTTTCGTTCTTCCTTcaatctttccttttttcttccttccatttttccttccatcttcctttctttcatctttccttctttcttaccAAAATTCTTTCTCCCAACTTTCTTCCTTCCTATATTTCCTTCTtaacttccttcctttttcttcctttcttccctttttccctttctttttcttccttccatcttttccttttttcttccccttgtttcttctttctttccttcgttCCCTCTTTCTTTCCATCATTGCTTCtctttcctgctttcttcctttccttccttttctttttatccTTCTTTTTCCATCTGTACTTCTTCCTTtcaacttcttttcttttcttctttccttctttttccatcCTTTcatcttttttccttcttccttcctaTCTTTTTCTTCCAATTCCCTTCCATTCCATGTTTCCTTcttatctttctttcttcctttctttcttcttccttttttccatCATTCCAAATTTCTTCCTTCCATTTTTCCCTATTTCTTTTGTTCCCTTTCTTCCCATCCTTCCTCCTTTTCTCTTTCCTATCTTCTTTTTTGATgccatctttcttttttctttgtcttccttccattcttttttacttctttctttccttcattctttttcTTTACAACTTTCTTCCTTCCTTATTTccttcatttttcttctttattgttCTCCCTTCTTTCcttactttcttctttcttccttctttactTTGTTCCATCTTTCTTCCCTCCTTTACCTATTTCTTTCCATCTTCCTTTCCTTCAAGccttctttttcttccattttccttCTTACCTTCCATCTTTCCTTTTCCTGCCTTCCTTCAATCTTTCTTCCCTCCTTTTTCACCATCATTCCTTCTTGTTTCCTTCTTCCCCTCCACATTTCTGCTTTCCTTCTTTCGTTCTCCTCTTTCCTTCACTGTTTCTTGCCTTTCCTTCCAAATTTCTTCCTTTGATCCTTTTTCCCTTCCTCCCTTTATTCCCTTTTCTTCCTTCctatctttccttcttttttccaccCTTCTATCTTTCTTTAATTCCTTTTACTTTTcatcttttttgttctttcttccttcctttttccttacatttttctttccctttttctttcataTTTCTTCCAGTTCGTTTTTCCTTCTtgtatctttatttcttcctcccttccttccatctttctttccatttttcccTGCTTTTCTCTATCCTTCCCTCTTTCTTCCCATCTttccttccatttttctttttgtcatcattcctctttcttttcttcatcatctttctttccttcttcctttcttccaacttattttttcttcttccttccaacttttcctctttcctttcttctgccttatcttctttcttttttccatatttccttttttctttccatcttccttccgtctttcatccattcttttttcttccttccttcatctttctattctttctttttctttccaacattattctttccttatttccttaatttttttctttcttatctttCTCCCTTCTTTCCATCCTTTCTTTTCTTCCATCCTTCCATCTTTCCTTATTACCTTTCATCTTTCTACCTTCCATTTTCCTTTCCCtgccttccttcttttttccttctatCTTTGTTTCTTCAGTCTCTGTTCTTTTCTCCATcattcctccttttctccttctttccttcttaATGTCCTCTTTCcttcaatttttcttttctttccttccaaATTTCTTACTTTTATCTGTtttactttcttcttttttccttcctttattgttttttccttctttccttcttttttccatcCTTCTTTGTTAATCTTGCTTTACTTCTTTCCTTTTAACGTTTGTTTTCTTCCTTCCATCTTCTTATCTTCCTATctttccttcttcctatttttccattaattatttctttctttctttttctttccatgtttccttttccctttccttcCATCTTTCTTCCCATCGTTCCTTCCCCCATTTCTTTACTTCCTTCGATTGTTCCATCTTTCTTCCATCGTTCCTTTTTTCCTTCCAACTTCcatttgtttttcttcttcctaccttttcttctttccatctttcttccttctttccttcattaCTTCAATCATTCTTCTTTCTCCCATTCTTCCCTTTTcttgtttccttctttcttctttctaattttctttcttccttccttcatttttctttcttctttccttcctcatttctgtcattttttaatttcttccttccttttttccttcttttacatttttctttctttccaactTTCTTCCCttcatctttcttttcttttctctatcattccttttttccttccaaatttctttccatctttctttagtttttcctcttgccttcatttttttctttcttctatctTTTTACCTTTCTTCCTCCCATCGTTCGTTCCTtcattttcctttcttccttcattgtctttcttttctccttccatctttccttcttccagctttctttcttccttttcatctttctttccttccatcttttttcttcccctttttggctttctgttgtttcttctttccatccttcttTTTCTTAACCTTTTTCCTTCCAATTTACTTCCTTCTTACCTTCTCAGTCTTTCCTTCCAATCTTCTTTCATCTTTCTTCCTTCCAACTTTTTTCCTTCCATCTTTCCTTCTtaattttttcttccttcctttttcctttcaaTTTTCTTCCATCCTTTATTCTTCCGTTCTCCAATCTTTCTTTTgcaacttttttctttcttctttctttcatcttCCTTCCTTTAATCTTTCCTTCTCAGTCTTTCCtaatttccttccttttttcccaaCTTTCTTCTTTTCTATCCTTCCATCTTTCTCCaatctttcttttttctgtttttccttgcctttcttccattcttttttacttccatccttcttttgcttgtCGTTCTAATTGTTCCTTCCATCCATTccttccttttttctattttttccttccttcctcccaTTGTACCTTCTTCCTTCcaacttttcttttcttccttcctttcatttttccttcttCCATTTTTCCTTAGTTCTTTCTtccatctttcttttcttccttttttctaccTTTGTCTTTCCTTCTAactttcttccttccatcattacTTTCATCTTTTTTCCATAGTTTCTTCTTTCCTaccttctttcttttcctccttcctacCTTCtatctttcctgctttctttcttcttgctttccGTCCATCTTGCCTTGCTTCCtaattttttccatcttttttctttctatctttgctcccttctttttcctttcattttttccgtctttccttccttcttcccaTCCTGCTTTATTTAATCCattctttcttctttccatctttctttcagtAGTTCTCTCTTCctgcctcttttttttctttccttcttcctatcTAGccaggtctggtggcttagtggactaatgcgtccactgtaggggcctgtgtttgacctcatggtcacagattCAAATCCCaacaggtccactcagcctttcatccaaattctaaggtcgataaaatgagttccattgagttgggtaacaataaacatctgttattcagcgccaagaggtgaacgtgtgctttacaaatacactttgTTACgttatcttttctttcttttgaccttttttctcacttttctttctttgttccttgTTACTTCCTATGCTCCTTCTCttccatctttctttttcttttcttcccaactttaatttctttttctttccttatcttttctttcccctttcaatttttttgctttccatctttctttctttgtttttccttccttccagctTGTTCTTTCTTCCTTCCAGCTTTCCTTCGTCctcattttcttccttctttcagtCCTTTGTACCTTCTTTCCAACTTTTTCTTCCATCCATTCTTCCTtcatctttccttttctttcatccatctttcttttcctatttcctttcttctttccttctttccattttcttACTTTTCCTTCCCTCTATCATTCCATCTTTCTTTCCGTCTgctttccttctttccatttttttcCTTCATCTTCCTtcatcttttttttctccttttcttccatctttccttcctctcttctttcttccttccaactttcttctttccttttcttcctttcttccattcatctttttctttccttcattcttccAACTTTCTTTCGGCTTTCCTTCTTCCTGccaatttttttcttttcctgtctttTCCATCTTCGTCcaactttcttcttttcttccattttttttctttccttcttcctttctatcTTTCCGTTCTCCCATCTTTCTTTACCTTTTCCTTCCTTCCATTCCTTCTTTCTTGTTCCCTctacttttcttttcttcctgctttcctttaatctttctttccatatttccttctttcttccttcgtTTCTTTCCTTCCATCCTTCCTTCAGATCTCTCCTCCCATCTTTCTTCCTATCCATCTTCCTTCAGTCCTTTTTTCCTTCCATCTtccattctttcttctttcctttccccaTTTTGTCGCTTGTTTCTTCTTTCCatccttccctttttctttccttcattctgtcctgtcttctttccatctttctttcattcctttttcctttcatctttctttccatcttccttCCAACTTGTTCTTCCTTTATTCTATTTTATTTcatttccttccttctatttttcatTCCTTCCACcaacttccttccttttttctttcaatgttcttcctttcttccttccagcTTATTTTTCTTCCATCTTCCTTTCCTTCTTAAATCTTCCTTCCGTccatctttccttttttccttctttcgtcCATCTTTCTTTCCAACTTTCATCCTTTCCTACTTCCTATCTTTCCTTCtcttctattttttcttttccttttcttattttaaTATTCCTTCCATCTTTGttctttccttacttttctttccttccttccatctgtatttcttttcctcctttgtctttccatcttttcttctttcttccttcctccttttttcagctattttccttccatcctttTTTCCTTTCCAATGTTCTTCCTACCTCCTTTCTTCCATTTTTGCCTTCTTCCGTCTACTCTCTTCCTTCTTTCTATACTTCTGTTGTTTTTACCCATCTTTCCTTCATCCATCTTTTCCTCCTCCAATCCTTTCTTTTCATCTTTCGCTGTTCTTTCTTtcatctttctttccttccatttttcttcttccatctttctttcttctatcattccttctttgtcttttcagcactttttagtttcttccttccttcttcctttcgaacctcctttcctttcttttttcctgcttTACTTTGTTCcatatttccttttttccttccttaaATGCTCttccttccatctttcttttcttccttctttccttccatctttccTTCTTGCTATcttctttctttcaactttttcatttcttccttccatcttTCCTTCCAATTTTCTtatttccttctcttctttcttaCCTCCTATCTTTTCTTCTCGTCTATCATGCCTTCTTTACCacctttccttccttctgtcttcCTTTATGCCTTTCTTCCTTCcatctgtccttttttctttccttccttccatcttttTCCTTGTtagtcttttttgtcttttcatcttttctttgttcttccttccaatgttctttcttctttccttcttttttctttttttcttccttcaaTCGTTTATATCTTCTTTccatctttttttctttcaattttcttcctttcttcttccaccttccttttttttcttctttccatgtttCCTTACTTGTCCTTTCCTtcccttctttcattctttccttcttccttcaaCTTTCTTCCTTCCaatgttcttctttctttcctaacaactttcttccttctttccttcctttcaactttcttccttcctttcctccTTCCACCTTTCTTTTTTTCTAAGTTCCAGCTTTCTTTCCATGTTTCCTTCTTCCTTCCGAATTGTTATtctatttttcttcctttcctgtTAGGCCTTCACTCCTTCCAAATTACTTtgatcttctttctttcctttctttttcgtCCTTCCACCTTTCTTTCATGTTTTTGTCCTTCACCTTTCCTTCTTCAAGCTTTCTtcctgctttccttcctcctttcatTTGGCCatccttatttcttccttctttcttcttcttggcaacttttttatttccttttttcctttccttccatcTTTTCTTCTTTTGACTTTTTCTTCCTGCTTTCTTTTGTTCTTCCCCTTTACTTCTTTCCTTCCAACTTTCTTcctacctttctttcttttttccatctttcctttttccccttttcttctttccttcctcctgCCTTTTTCCCATCTTTTCTTTCCTCCTTACTTCCAAATTTCTTTCTTCCAACTTTGTTCCTTCCATCTTTCCTTCCTTGCCCCATCTTTCTTTCCTCATcccttttctttccatctttacttTTTTCCGTCTTCCTTTCCATCTTTCCTTCCTTACGtttcctttccctttctttctttattctttCCATCTTTCCTTTCTTCCATCAGTTTTTCTTCTATTGtgtcttcctttccttctttcgtTCCATCTTTCCTTTTCCATTCCTTCCTTCAATTGTTCGGTCCTTCTTTCTTCATTCTTTCCAGTTGGGGTGCAGATGGATGAGTAGCTCAGCATCGGCCATCCTGCAATGTACAGGAGACTTTGAAGGACTTCGATCTTTGTGGCCAAGTTTGCCCCACTTCACCTATGGAGCAAGGGGCATACATAAAGGCACCCCCATTGACCGCAGCCCAGCAGGAGCATCCTTTGCCTGCATCCTTTAGCATTAGGACCACTCAATTGATGTCTATGGAGGTGGTCTGGTGAAGTTTGGATCTTCCTTTAAAAATGCTATGGTGGCCAGATAATCTTCCAAAGTGTCTGCTCTGGCCCACTAGACCAATGTCCTACTAAATTGATCGCCCAACCCTCGCCGGAGTAGTCCAActatttcaaacttttcaaaagtttttgttgaccaatgcttgattGCGGTTGCATgtaaaagtgataatatcttctgAAATCTGTATCTTCAGAACCCTACTGGTGATTTTGTTCatcaagtgtaaaaaaaaattcattaaaatataatctaattttataaattggtgtcttctttcttttgtgttttgggactttcatatttcgttgtttggtgctgttaagtgCTGTACACATAGttgctttgctaagccttactgctggcAGCCACAGCtgtccagggttgagcttaagggtAAGTAAACAAGCCTGACTGACCCAATACTGTATTTTTGAGTGTACTACATGATAAGGCTCTGCAGCCATATCATATAGCACACCTAAATCCTCACAAGGTGGCAGTGTTTGTCAGAGATTAACAATTAAGGGCCAGCGTTATCAACATTTTGCACCAGACCAAAACTGCTAAAAATAAATCATTTCTGTTGAGGGAGCATCCCATGGGTTTTACATGGGTGTTCCCTTGCAACTaccccagtttttttttatttatttacacaaaGCACCATatctgtgtgttggtgtgtgtgtgtgtgtgtgtatgtatatatatatatatatatatatatatatatatatatatatattgtctgtCCTACAGTTCCCTTTCACCCaacacagcaactttacttgctgtatTCTTTGTAGAATA
This portion of the Pleurodeles waltl isolate 20211129_DDA chromosome 12, aPleWal1.hap1.20221129, whole genome shotgun sequence genome encodes:
- the LOC138267106 gene encoding uncharacterized protein gives rise to the protein MDRKKDGRRDLKEGWKERNEGRKKEIWKERLKESRKKRKVEGTRKKEWKEGKGKERWENGKIERKKERKKMEEKKKVGRRWKRQEKKKIGRKKESRKKVGRMKERKR